A section of the Pseudomonas lini genome encodes:
- a CDS encoding 3-hydroxyacyl-CoA dehydrogenase NAD-binding domain-containing protein — MYSGITMSLFRLPEGFIEWRLDMPGPVNILNEQAIREWGEVLDVLEQAGETKGLVITSGKNSFIAGADVKSFPTIFSGSEKNVEQWAARSQTLCDRIEMLPFPSVVAIDRFALGGGLELALSADYRVITHGSRLGLPEVTLGLCPGWGGSVRLSRLIGLDAALTYIAGGKSIDSNAAISLCLADLAVKSDELLNESMALLKSKARSKSLWEGRREVKRTPLQAYSLNTRVESESQDDAFQAPAEIRRLVFSNASVAFDEALRAERELFARLAKRHEARNLVGLFIAEQALKKRSARYVAQFPKVDVGGVVGAGVMGGGIAFQMATHGLNVVLKDISQTALDLGIDTIEGYLSKQTKRGKLTAFEAETAFAKVTSTLEDAPISQCQLVVEAVAERVDIKSAVLSTLEGQLSDGAILSSNTSTISINTLARHLSRPQNFCGIHFFNPVPAMALVEVVRGEKTSDDTISRAVAFAAAIGKAPIVVNDGAGFYVNRILFPYFNAFNRLLDAGVGFYRIDRVMERFGWPMGPAALADVIGLDILVHADTVLQDAFPDRMLHHAPVIAEELLDAGARGKKSGSGFYNYSVDVRDVHQKTSSVIAENYASGTITVEEISDQEIVDRLMIPMCLEAARCLADNTISSAEDADLAAVMGLGFPRFRGGPLSYIKSVGTENFMKSALSLEYLGPLYQMNLSLSLFDR, encoded by the coding sequence CTGGGGAGACTAAAGGATTGGTCATCACCAGCGGAAAAAATAGTTTCATTGCTGGTGCGGACGTTAAAAGCTTTCCAACTATATTTTCCGGTAGCGAGAAAAACGTTGAGCAGTGGGCGGCCCGCTCTCAGACGCTATGCGACAGAATTGAGATGTTGCCTTTCCCCTCAGTAGTGGCTATAGATCGGTTTGCGCTAGGCGGAGGCTTGGAGCTTGCGCTCAGTGCAGATTACAGAGTTATTACGCATGGTTCGCGCCTAGGATTGCCGGAAGTAACGCTTGGCCTTTGTCCTGGATGGGGGGGATCGGTTCGTCTATCACGCCTAATAGGTCTAGACGCTGCCCTTACCTATATAGCCGGAGGTAAGAGCATCGATTCTAATGCTGCAATTTCTCTTTGTTTGGCTGACCTAGCAGTCAAGAGTGATGAGCTTCTAAATGAGTCCATGGCCCTGTTGAAGTCTAAAGCTCGGTCAAAATCTCTCTGGGAAGGTAGAAGGGAGGTGAAACGAACCCCCCTCCAAGCTTATTCGCTCAACACGCGCGTTGAATCAGAAAGTCAGGATGATGCCTTCCAGGCACCTGCGGAAATTCGTCGTCTAGTCTTTTCGAATGCTTCTGTAGCGTTTGACGAAGCCCTACGAGCTGAGCGAGAGCTTTTTGCAAGGCTTGCGAAACGTCATGAGGCTCGCAACCTTGTGGGTTTGTTCATTGCAGAGCAGGCGCTGAAGAAGCGATCTGCACGATATGTGGCCCAGTTCCCCAAAGTGGACGTGGGAGGTGTAGTCGGTGCAGGTGTTATGGGGGGCGGTATCGCTTTCCAGATGGCGACGCATGGCCTCAATGTCGTGCTGAAGGACATCTCGCAAACGGCCTTGGATCTAGGTATTGATACCATTGAGGGATACCTGTCCAAACAAACCAAGCGCGGTAAATTGACGGCGTTCGAGGCTGAAACTGCTTTTGCGAAAGTCACCTCCACGCTGGAAGACGCGCCAATCTCTCAATGCCAACTTGTAGTGGAAGCTGTGGCAGAGAGGGTTGATATAAAAAGTGCTGTCTTATCAACACTTGAAGGGCAACTCTCCGATGGCGCCATACTTTCATCTAACACCTCGACTATTTCCATAAACACGTTGGCCCGGCATCTTTCTCGGCCTCAAAATTTTTGTGGGATTCACTTTTTTAACCCCGTCCCAGCGATGGCACTGGTAGAAGTTGTGCGGGGTGAAAAGACATCCGACGACACGATCTCTCGCGCGGTAGCGTTTGCTGCTGCGATTGGAAAGGCGCCTATAGTCGTCAATGATGGAGCGGGGTTTTATGTAAACCGTATTTTGTTTCCTTATTTCAATGCGTTCAATCGCTTGTTGGATGCAGGTGTTGGCTTTTATCGAATAGATCGAGTTATGGAGCGCTTCGGTTGGCCTATGGGGCCGGCAGCGCTGGCTGATGTTATTGGCTTAGATATTTTGGTGCATGCTGACACCGTTCTGCAGGATGCCTTTCCTGATCGGATGCTTCATCACGCTCCAGTAATTGCGGAAGAGCTACTTGACGCTGGTGCTCGAGGCAAGAAAAGTGGCTCAGGATTCTACAACTACTCGGTTGATGTTCGCGACGTACATCAAAAAACCTCATCGGTTATTGCTGAGAATTATGCAAGTGGAACAATCACAGTAGAGGAAATTTCTGATCAAGAGATAGTGGATCGGCTGATGATCCCTATGTGTTTAGAAGCTGCCCGTTGCCTTGCTGATAACACGATTTCCAGTGCCGAGGATGCAGATCTTGCAGCTGTAATGGGGCTGGGCTTCCCGCGATTTCGGGGTGGGCCACTCAGTTATATCAAATCAGTCGGTACAGAAAACTTCATGAAGTCTGCTCTGTCATTAGAATATTTGGGGCCTCTTTATCAAATGAATTTATCTTTGAGTCTATTTGATAGGTAA